From the genome of Muricauda sp. SCSIO 64092, one region includes:
- a CDS encoding TIGR00730 family Rossman fold protein codes for MKSVAVFCGSSPGKDEEIIANAYKTGAYFAQKGMTLVYGGGKVGLMGLVAKGALDNNGKVIGVIPHFLKQKEIHHTGLSELILVDTMHERKLRMNQLSDGVIMLPGGFGTFEEFFEMLTWGQLGLHQKPMGILNTNGFYDDLIRMFDKMVANRFLRDTHRKMVLVDESLEDLATQMEQYTSRGVPKWMEQGQT; via the coding sequence TTGAAAAGTGTTGCGGTTTTTTGTGGGAGCAGTCCCGGGAAGGATGAGGAAATTATAGCGAATGCTTACAAAACAGGAGCCTATTTTGCCCAAAAAGGGATGACCTTGGTATATGGTGGGGGCAAAGTTGGTTTAATGGGACTTGTGGCCAAAGGAGCCCTGGACAACAACGGAAAAGTAATTGGGGTCATTCCACATTTCCTTAAACAAAAAGAAATTCATCATACCGGACTATCGGAATTAATTTTAGTGGATACCATGCATGAACGCAAGTTGAGGATGAACCAACTTTCGGACGGGGTAATCATGTTACCTGGCGGTTTTGGGACCTTTGAGGAGTTTTTTGAGATGTTGACATGGGGGCAATTGGGATTGCACCAAAAACCCATGGGAATACTGAACACCAATGGCTTTTATGATGACCTTATTCGAATGTTTGACAAAATGGTAGCCAATCGTTTTTTAAGGGATACGCATAGAAAAATGGTTCTGGTCGATGAATCCCTAGAGGACCTGGCTACCCAAATGGAGCAATATACCTCCCGAGGTGTTCCAAAATGGATGGAACAGGGCCAAACGTAA